One Chitinophaga sp. H8 DNA window includes the following coding sequences:
- a CDS encoding lipid II:glycine glycyltransferase FemX — translation MNVEVDKKEIKEVHKTAIIQQTAFWSEVKMKQGIQSSAFDFKVKNEDLFTGSTGGQYVAADLLILLQQIDDEHTIAYVPYGPEIEPARENQGLFLEELSESLRSYLPNKCIMIRYDLAWESHWAQDSDHYDFKGNWNGPPEKKYQEFRFNFNTQNWNLKKANSDILPSNTIFLNLKDDKGNLLEKMKPKTRYNINLSIRKGVVVRKTGLEDLDIWYELYKQTANRNRIHLNDIHYFRTVLTARANDSCSPAEVELLLAEVDGTPLAAMFLVISGNRGTYLYGASSSTNRNYMATYALQWEAITTAQMKGCTEYDFFGVAPRPDQNHPLYGLYKFKTGFGGELYHRMGCWDYPLHQEKYSYYIAAEMQNKGYHI, via the coding sequence ATGAATGTTGAGGTTGATAAAAAGGAAATCAAAGAAGTACACAAAACGGCTATTATACAGCAAACAGCTTTCTGGTCTGAAGTAAAGATGAAACAGGGAATTCAGTCCAGTGCATTTGATTTCAAAGTAAAAAATGAGGATCTCTTTACAGGATCAACAGGTGGACAATATGTAGCAGCAGATCTTTTGATATTGCTGCAGCAAATAGATGATGAACATACCATTGCCTATGTTCCCTACGGCCCGGAAATAGAACCCGCCAGGGAAAACCAGGGATTGTTTCTGGAAGAATTGTCTGAGTCTTTACGCAGTTATCTGCCCAACAAATGTATTATGATACGGTATGACCTGGCCTGGGAATCCCATTGGGCGCAGGATAGTGATCATTATGACTTTAAAGGCAACTGGAATGGCCCACCGGAAAAGAAATACCAGGAATTCCGCTTCAACTTTAACACACAAAACTGGAACCTTAAAAAGGCCAATTCAGATATACTGCCTTCGAATACGATATTCCTGAATCTGAAGGATGATAAGGGAAACTTACTGGAGAAGATGAAACCTAAAACCAGGTACAATATTAATTTGTCCATCAGAAAGGGAGTAGTGGTAAGAAAAACCGGGTTGGAAGACCTGGATATCTGGTATGAGTTATACAAACAAACTGCCAACAGGAACCGTATTCACCTGAATGACATCCACTATTTCCGTACGGTGCTTACCGCCAGGGCAAATGACTCCTGCTCTCCGGCAGAAGTAGAGTTGTTATTAGCAGAAGTGGATGGCACTCCGCTTGCCGCCATGTTTTTAGTAATATCCGGCAACAGGGGCACTTATCTATATGGGGCCTCTTCTTCTACTAACCGGAATTATATGGCTACCTATGCTTTGCAATGGGAGGCAATCACGACTGCTCAAATGAAAGGATGTACGGAATACGATTTTTTTGGTGTGGCCCCCAGGCCGGATCAAAACCACCCGTTGTATGGTTTATACAAATTCAAAACGGGTTTTGGTGGTGAATTATATCACCGTATGGGTTGCTGGGATTATCCTCTGCATCAGGAAAAATACAGTTACTACATTGCCGCAGAAATGCAAAACAAAGGGTATCATATTTGA
- the gap gene encoding type I glyceraldehyde-3-phosphate dehydrogenase yields the protein MRVAINGFGRIGRITLRRLLTKEGISVVAINDLTDAATLAHLFKYDSIHGIYPGEVTVENDNVLVIDGHHIPVLSFPSPEQLPWKALQVDIAIESTGKFTTRAKAAMHINAGAKQVILSAPSSEKDIPTVVLGVNDHQIDLLSPILSNASCTTNNVAPMLKVLDDNWGVLDGYITTVHSMTGDQSLHDAPHKDLRRARAASASIIPTTTGAAKAVTTIFPHLDGKIGGAGIRVPVLNGSLTDFTCTLSKPTTVEEINMVFKQAADGFLKGILKYTTDPIVSVDILGNTYSCTFDAPLTSVVGGLVKVVGWYDNEYGYSSRMADLIARIKTLQQSV from the coding sequence ATGAGAGTAGCAATAAACGGCTTTGGCCGTATAGGAAGAATCACCCTGCGCAGGTTACTCACTAAGGAGGGGATATCGGTAGTAGCTATCAATGACCTGACAGACGCGGCTACACTTGCACACTTATTTAAATATGACTCCATACATGGTATATACCCAGGGGAAGTAACCGTTGAAAATGACAATGTACTGGTGATAGATGGACATCACATTCCGGTATTATCCTTTCCTTCGCCGGAACAGCTACCCTGGAAAGCATTACAGGTAGACATAGCGATTGAATCTACCGGTAAGTTTACCACCCGTGCTAAAGCAGCCATGCATATCAACGCTGGGGCCAAACAGGTGATATTATCAGCCCCCTCCTCTGAAAAGGATATCCCCACCGTAGTTTTAGGTGTAAATGACCATCAGATAGACTTGCTCTCCCCTATTCTTTCCAATGCGTCGTGCACTACCAACAACGTAGCCCCTATGCTAAAAGTGCTGGATGATAATTGGGGAGTATTAGACGGGTATATCACCACTGTACATTCCATGACAGGAGACCAAAGCCTACACGATGCCCCCCACAAGGACTTACGTCGTGCCCGTGCCGCTTCTGCCTCCATCATACCTACTACCACCGGAGCAGCTAAAGCAGTTACTACCATATTCCCACACCTGGATGGCAAAATCGGCGGAGCAGGTATCCGGGTACCTGTATTAAATGGTTCACTCACTGACTTCACCTGTACCCTAAGCAAACCTACCACAGTGGAGGAGATAAACATGGTCTTTAAACAAGCTGCGGACGGTTTTCTGAAAGGGATTTTAAAGTATACCACAGATCCTATTGTATCAGTAGATATATTGGGCAACACTTATTCCTGCACTTTTGATGCGCCTTTAACTTCTGTTGTGGGCGGATTAGTAAAAGTAGTGGGTTGGTATGACAACGAATATGGTTATTCCAGTCGTATGGCCGACCTGATAGCGCGTATTAAAACACTTCAACAAAGCGTATAA
- a CDS encoding nuclear transport factor 2 family protein, with product MKAILFSVALLVTLISTSDAQQVKETAVINHPINIHHLKTEKMENQAINVVTTFLTAVQQGNTEKLGTLLHPEVQWEQPGNNRFSGTKKNITEVFQMVGGMFEVAANTLALTNIQVVAVNGNSVACLIHWNAAQPTGKILNVDNIDVYTVENGKITNAKVYSADLNQEDDFWGK from the coding sequence ATGAAAGCGATACTATTTTCCGTGGCATTACTGGTTACACTTATCTCAACAAGTGATGCACAGCAGGTAAAAGAAACAGCCGTAATAAATCATCCAATCAATATTCACCACTTAAAAACAGAAAAAATGGAAAATCAGGCAATCAATGTAGTGACTACTTTTTTAACCGCAGTTCAACAAGGTAATACTGAAAAGCTGGGCACTTTACTGCACCCGGAAGTACAATGGGAACAACCAGGAAATAACCGCTTTTCAGGCACCAAGAAGAACATTACGGAAGTATTCCAAATGGTAGGAGGCATGTTTGAAGTGGCCGCCAATACCCTCGCTTTGACCAACATTCAGGTAGTGGCGGTTAATGGCAACAGCGTAGCCTGTCTTATTCACTGGAATGCAGCGCAGCCTACCGGAAAAATATTAAACGTAGATAACATTGATGTATACACCGTAGAAAATGGTAAAATAACAAACGCTAAGGTCTATTCAGCAGACCTTAATCAGGAAGATGATTTCTGGGGGAAATAA
- a CDS encoding fatty acid desaturase family protein, protein MKKLKFSKDEGAQFYKELNEQLELYFKENNLRKTGNSTMYFKIAMYFFFDILFYILMITSESVGAFYVFYLLMGLAVLLTAFNISHDAAHGVAVKSKFWNKLLFQISFNLQGNNAYVWGKNHTESHHLYTNVEGSDIDVLNNPLVRMTVHQPLKWYHRFQHIYTPVLYLLYSINWFFFRETLLLFNYSSRTIKIKIPPGEVVKLILFKLLYIGYMILLPVYLLPFGWGNVLLAFVLNHFLISILFTGVLGVSHLSDYVSHPEPDEDGKLDMSWAKLQMCTSVDYNADSVFFNWTLGGFNAHTLHHLLPNICHVHYLKILPIFRSLAEKHGLIYMEMPYHKTLASHFRFLKGMGNNTQFNPASFEK, encoded by the coding sequence ATGAAAAAACTGAAATTTTCAAAAGATGAAGGCGCTCAATTCTATAAGGAATTGAATGAACAGTTAGAACTGTATTTTAAAGAAAACAATCTTCGGAAAACCGGGAATAGCACCATGTATTTCAAGATAGCAATGTATTTCTTTTTTGACATACTGTTCTATATATTGATGATTACCAGTGAATCTGTGGGGGCCTTTTACGTTTTTTACCTTTTAATGGGACTGGCTGTTTTACTTACCGCATTTAACATTTCTCATGACGCTGCCCATGGAGTAGCCGTGAAAAGTAAATTCTGGAATAAATTACTTTTTCAGATCAGTTTTAACCTGCAGGGGAATAACGCCTATGTATGGGGTAAAAATCATACAGAATCCCATCACCTGTATACCAATGTAGAAGGGAGCGATATTGATGTGCTGAATAATCCTTTGGTAAGGATGACGGTACATCAGCCCTTAAAATGGTATCACCGGTTCCAGCATATTTACACACCGGTATTGTACCTGTTGTATTCTATTAATTGGTTTTTCTTCCGGGAAACATTGTTGCTGTTTAATTATTCCAGCAGAACCATTAAAATAAAGATTCCACCAGGAGAAGTGGTGAAGCTGATCCTATTCAAATTACTATACATCGGATATATGATCCTCCTTCCCGTTTATCTGTTACCCTTTGGGTGGGGGAATGTATTGCTGGCTTTTGTACTGAATCATTTCCTGATTTCTATACTGTTTACTGGTGTATTGGGCGTTTCTCACCTGTCAGATTATGTTTCTCATCCGGAACCTGATGAAGATGGCAAACTGGACATGAGCTGGGCTAAGTTACAAATGTGTACTTCTGTAGATTATAATGCAGACAGTGTTTTCTTTAACTGGACTTTGGGAGGATTTAATGCACATACTTTACATCATCTGTTGCCTAATATCTGCCATGTACACTACCTCAAAATATTACCTATATTCCGGTCGCTGGCAGAGAAGCACGGTTTGATCTATATGGAGATGCCTTATCATAAAACACTGGCATCGCATTTCCGGTTTCTGAAAGGAATGGGTAATAATACGCAGTTTAATCCGGCTTCCTTTGAAAAATAA
- a CDS encoding AraC family transcriptional regulator — MANQQKSLVLGMLAYAAQKDVAPQQLCKLSGIDLKTFLKREDVVLTQKQLHDLWYNAGHLSKDPLFGLHFGESLQLAALGIVGEIVKSSSTVGEAVTHAAALAHLLTALFRIEVEQSKHHFTIRFIPFKDEAKAPSLPFRHTMDLFMVFTVHELDGLLLTKVKPHAVRFSYSIPDITEYERVLRCRPVKRTGEYALVFEKKYWDMPILTANYELQHVLLQKVGVVPPQLNNNQTYQAKIYNYLLANSYLGIVSLETVSANFNVSVRSLQRKLKEEGVKYQEVTEEVRKSLALNYLSSGSYNVKEVSHILGYNEISAFTRAFKRWTGTTPVSYQHK, encoded by the coding sequence ATGGCTAATCAACAGAAAAGTTTGGTGCTGGGAATGCTGGCATATGCTGCACAAAAAGATGTTGCTCCCCAGCAATTATGTAAGCTTTCAGGGATTGATCTGAAGACCTTTTTAAAGCGGGAGGATGTGGTCTTAACTCAAAAGCAGTTGCATGATCTTTGGTATAATGCCGGCCATCTTAGTAAAGACCCTTTATTTGGATTACATTTTGGAGAATCATTACAATTGGCTGCTTTGGGAATCGTCGGAGAGATTGTTAAAAGTAGCAGCACCGTCGGAGAGGCGGTTACGCATGCCGCTGCCCTTGCTCACCTGCTTACAGCCCTGTTCCGGATAGAAGTGGAACAATCAAAACACCACTTCACGATTCGCTTTATTCCTTTTAAGGATGAAGCGAAGGCGCCTTCATTGCCATTCCGGCATACGATGGACTTGTTTATGGTATTTACGGTACATGAGCTGGATGGATTACTGCTGACTAAAGTTAAGCCTCATGCCGTGCGATTTTCCTATAGCATTCCGGACATAACAGAATATGAAAGGGTATTGCGTTGCCGGCCGGTAAAAAGAACCGGAGAGTATGCACTGGTGTTTGAAAAAAAGTATTGGGATATGCCTATATTGACAGCCAACTATGAATTGCAGCATGTGCTTTTGCAAAAAGTAGGGGTTGTTCCTCCGCAGTTAAATAATAACCAGACTTATCAGGCTAAGATCTACAATTATTTACTGGCCAATTCCTACCTGGGCATTGTTTCCCTGGAAACCGTTTCTGCTAATTTCAATGTAAGTGTACGCAGCCTGCAAAGGAAGCTAAAAGAGGAAGGCGTAAAATACCAGGAGGTGACAGAAGAGGTACGGAAATCCCTGGCATTGAATTACCTTTCTTCAGGCAGCTATAATGTGAAAGAGGTTTCACATATACTGGGGTATAATGAGATAAGTGCCTTTACCAGAGCCTTTAAAAGATGGACGGGCACCACCCCGGTAAGTTATCAGCATAAATAA
- a CDS encoding GDSL-type esterase/lipase family protein, which produces MGSSTAEGYGATFKKGWAQLYFDEYLKGLNPASELINIAKYGYTTYHLSENDFVPPAGRPLPDPAYNITKALSYKPDVIIINLGSNDPANNIPLSEQQDNYKRIVALANAQGVQVWVTTTQPRRGLNTTQVQLLTGIRDWILTYFGDKSINFWNGIATPKDSLLQQYDSGDGVHLNNDGHRLLFNRVVAAGVVETLCKEEIALTAFTVKPVEDKLQLDWSTGKEKNMAQFIIERSTDSLNWKQLGQVAAVGNAVTTSTYTYKDTEILSQAVYYRLNMEAQNGNRSYSKGVKGIPDTLYTKPFRLASFTVTPQQDKLQLDWSTSIEKNMLQFIIERSADSLDWKKIGQVAAVGNAGKTSTYKFTDNEVQSKPMYYRLNIEGKNGLHHYSDGVKGIPDTLYTKPFRLASFMVTPQEDKLQLDWSTSIEKNMLQFIIERSADSLNWKKLGQVAAVGNATKTSTYKFTDTEIQTKAVYYRLNIEGKNGLHHYSDGVKGIPDTLYTIPFRLTSFNVTPKQNKLELQWATRAEKDMKEYTVERSLDKLVWVKAGVIPAAGTSNVNKAYSFADDIPKAIYVYYRLNMSDKQGRKFYSDTLQASGLITGIPGVPDEASAVRITPNPVISQFQIDQLSGYVHQVKIYNQSGALVYVKQDYQRGNSINVSTLPAGLYMVVIDDGKYRLKLMKM; this is translated from the coding sequence ATGGGGTCATCCACAGCAGAAGGATATGGTGCCACGTTTAAAAAAGGATGGGCTCAGCTATACTTTGATGAATATTTGAAAGGACTCAATCCTGCGAGCGAACTAATCAATATAGCTAAGTACGGTTATACCACCTACCATCTTAGTGAGAATGATTTTGTTCCGCCCGCAGGCCGGCCATTACCTGACCCAGCATACAATATCACCAAGGCGCTCTCTTATAAGCCAGATGTAATTATTATTAATCTGGGAAGTAATGATCCTGCCAACAATATCCCGCTTTCAGAGCAGCAGGATAATTACAAAAGAATTGTAGCGCTTGCCAATGCCCAGGGGGTACAAGTGTGGGTTACTACCACACAACCAAGAAGAGGGTTGAATACTACGCAGGTGCAGTTACTTACCGGAATACGCGATTGGATCCTTACTTACTTTGGTGATAAGTCAATAAATTTCTGGAATGGCATTGCCACCCCAAAAGATTCTTTGTTACAGCAATATGATAGTGGGGATGGGGTGCACCTGAATAATGATGGACACCGGTTATTATTTAACAGGGTAGTGGCGGCTGGTGTAGTGGAAACATTATGTAAAGAAGAAATTGCATTGACAGCTTTTACAGTAAAGCCGGTAGAAGATAAACTACAACTGGACTGGTCCACGGGCAAAGAAAAAAACATGGCCCAGTTTATTATTGAAAGAAGTACCGATTCGTTGAATTGGAAACAATTAGGACAGGTGGCTGCAGTGGGAAATGCTGTTACGACTAGCACTTATACCTACAAGGATACCGAAATCTTATCCCAGGCAGTGTATTACCGTCTGAACATGGAAGCACAGAATGGTAATCGCTCTTATAGTAAAGGCGTAAAAGGAATTCCGGACACCTTATATACCAAACCTTTCCGGTTAGCTTCCTTTACGGTTACTCCCCAGCAGGATAAATTGCAACTGGATTGGTCTACGAGTATAGAAAAAAATATGCTGCAATTTATTATAGAACGGAGTGCGGATTCGCTGGATTGGAAAAAGATAGGCCAGGTAGCAGCAGTAGGAAATGCTGGCAAAACCAGTACCTATAAATTTACAGATAATGAAGTACAATCTAAGCCCATGTACTACCGGTTGAACATAGAAGGGAAAAATGGATTGCACCATTATAGTGATGGTGTAAAAGGAATTCCGGATACCTTGTATACCAAACCTTTCCGGTTAGCTTCCTTTATGGTTACTCCCCAGGAGGATAAACTGCAACTGGATTGGTCTACGAGTATAGAAAAAAATATGTTGCAATTTATTATAGAACGGAGTGCGGATTCATTGAATTGGAAAAAGTTAGGACAAGTAGCAGCAGTAGGAAATGCCACCAAAACCAGCACCTATAAGTTTACGGATACTGAAATACAAACAAAGGCCGTTTATTACCGGCTAAATATAGAAGGGAAGAACGGATTACATCATTATAGTGATGGTGTAAAAGGCATTCCGGATACTTTGTATACCATACCATTTCGCTTAACCTCATTTAATGTTACGCCTAAACAAAATAAGCTGGAACTACAGTGGGCTACCAGGGCTGAGAAGGATATGAAAGAATATACCGTGGAACGCAGCCTGGACAAACTGGTATGGGTAAAAGCCGGGGTAATACCAGCTGCCGGTACTTCTAATGTAAACAAAGCCTATTCTTTTGCGGATGATATTCCCAAGGCCATATATGTATACTACCGCTTGAACATGTCTGATAAACAAGGCCGTAAATTTTATAGTGATACTTTGCAGGCGTCAGGACTTATTACAGGAATTCCTGGTGTACCTGATGAGGCATCAGCTGTACGTATTACTCCTAACCCGGTAATTAGCCAGTTCCAGATTGATCAGCTTTCAGGATATGTACATCAGGTAAAAATATATAATCAATCAGGAGCATTGGTATATGTAAAGCAGGACTATCAGAGAGGAAATAGTATTAATGTAAGCACATTACCTGCCGGATTGTACATGGTTGTAATAGACGATGGTAAATACAGGCTTAAGCTGATGAAAATGTAA
- a CDS encoding SecDF P1 head subdomain-containing protein → MRCFKCIAGIGLLLLGSTICLQAQSKEKAPSGIYTVVRKSTYVFKDRISGKRIYVATTPDINVSYIEKVSSETDVNGLPALVMKMDAEGKEKLTAFTTRMKGKQAAIIVNNRLLMAPTITSPISGGRLSIRGGFTLTEVNDLKNALQKEMDSVKQLQIPTRSLQ, encoded by the coding sequence ATGAGGTGTTTTAAGTGCATTGCAGGCATTGGGTTATTGCTTTTAGGAAGCACTATTTGCCTGCAGGCCCAATCAAAGGAAAAGGCGCCTTCCGGTATCTATACCGTGGTAAGAAAGAGCACTTATGTTTTTAAAGACAGGATATCAGGCAAAAGGATATATGTAGCTACCACCCCTGATATTAATGTGAGTTATATAGAAAAAGTAAGTAGTGAAACCGATGTGAATGGGCTGCCGGCGTTAGTCATGAAAATGGATGCTGAGGGAAAGGAAAAGCTTACTGCGTTTACTACCCGTATGAAGGGCAAACAAGCTGCTATTATCGTAAACAACAGATTGCTGATGGCCCCTACAATTACCAGCCCTATATCTGGTGGCCGCTTATCGATCAGAGGCGGCTTTACACTTACAGAGGTAAATGACCTGAAAAATGCGCTGCAAAAAGAAATGGATAGCGTAAAACAATTACAAATCCCGACTCGCTCGCTGCAATAA
- a CDS encoding RtcB family protein, producing the protein MEQKDKINGYDLLAAGYNAGEILGLALSVLEEHFNTLSKEVALVLMKKVLTRPEDFLDDEVLEKLATKIIEAANRPADDTIALLNNVSDYTMYGAGHIEEGAKQQMSVAMKLPVAVAGALMPDAHQGYGLPIGGVLAVKNAVIPYGVGVDIGCRMALSVFDISEVHFFENQDMYKRELIAHTKFGAGHGFHGRYKADHAVLDNPAFNMTPFVKQLQDKAASQLGSSGGGNHFVEWGIIEFETSNEELNIASGKYLALLTHSGSRGFGATVAGHYTRLAKQLCKLPKEAVNLAYLDMDTAAGQEYWLAMNLAGEYASACHEIIHQKLTKAIGAQVLARVENHHNFAWKEFWNGEEVIVHRKGATPAGKGVMGIIPGSMTAPGFLVSGKGATSAINSASHGAGRQMSRTKAIQQISKAEMQAVLKEHQVTLIGAGLDEAPMAYKDINIVMDSQKELVDIIAKFTPKMVRMADDGSRED; encoded by the coding sequence ATGGAACAGAAAGATAAAATAAACGGATATGACCTGCTGGCGGCGGGTTATAATGCAGGAGAGATATTGGGATTGGCCTTATCGGTTTTGGAGGAACATTTTAATACTTTATCCAAAGAGGTAGCATTGGTATTAATGAAAAAGGTGCTAACGCGTCCGGAAGATTTTTTGGATGATGAAGTATTGGAGAAGCTGGCTACTAAAATAATAGAAGCTGCAAATAGGCCGGCAGATGATACAATTGCACTATTAAATAATGTCAGTGACTATACGATGTATGGTGCAGGCCATATTGAGGAAGGAGCAAAACAACAAATGTCTGTTGCTATGAAACTGCCGGTGGCGGTAGCCGGTGCATTAATGCCGGATGCACATCAGGGATATGGATTGCCTATCGGTGGGGTGTTGGCGGTTAAGAATGCGGTAATCCCATACGGGGTAGGTGTAGATATTGGATGTAGAATGGCGTTATCTGTTTTTGATATTTCGGAAGTACACTTCTTTGAAAATCAGGATATGTATAAAAGAGAATTGATTGCACATACCAAATTTGGTGCGGGTCATGGTTTTCATGGTAGGTATAAAGCAGATCATGCTGTATTGGATAACCCGGCATTTAACATGACCCCTTTTGTAAAACAATTACAAGATAAAGCAGCTTCTCAGCTGGGAAGCTCCGGGGGAGGAAATCACTTTGTGGAATGGGGAATTATTGAGTTTGAAACCAGTAATGAAGAATTGAATATAGCGTCGGGAAAATACCTGGCATTACTGACACACTCCGGTTCCCGTGGGTTTGGTGCTACTGTTGCCGGACATTATACCCGATTGGCAAAACAACTTTGCAAGCTGCCTAAAGAAGCAGTCAATTTGGCCTACCTGGATATGGATACTGCTGCCGGACAGGAATATTGGCTGGCTATGAACCTGGCTGGCGAGTATGCGTCGGCTTGTCATGAGATTATTCATCAGAAGCTGACTAAAGCAATTGGTGCGCAGGTACTGGCGAGGGTAGAAAACCATCACAACTTTGCATGGAAAGAATTTTGGAATGGAGAAGAAGTGATAGTGCACAGAAAAGGGGCTACTCCGGCAGGAAAAGGAGTAATGGGAATCATTCCCGGAAGCATGACCGCGCCAGGATTTTTGGTAAGTGGAAAAGGAGCAACATCAGCCATTAATTCTGCATCCCATGGGGCAGGACGGCAGATGAGCCGTACCAAAGCCATACAGCAAATCTCTAAAGCAGAAATGCAGGCTGTTTTAAAGGAGCATCAGGTAACGTTGATAGGTGCAGGATTAGATGAAGCACCTATGGCCTACAAGGATATTAATATAGTCATGGATTCCCAAAAGGAACTGGTTGATATTATTGCGAAATTTACCCCAAAAATGGTGCGTATGGCAGACGATGGAAGCAGAGAAGATTAA
- a CDS encoding helix-turn-helix transcriptional regulator, producing the protein MSVNKLALIRYKTIDTCLKNRYRKWTLEDLIEKVSDVLYESEGIASGVSRRTIQADIQLMRSDKLGYNAPIVVLNKKYYAYDDPAYSITNAPINDADVDKMKEIVGLLKQFNGFTYFDDMSDIIARLENNLYQSTHQSKNCIQFENNKQLKGLSFISPLYQAILHKRPLLIEYKSFKALQSQQQIYYPYLLKEYRNRWFLIAKSKKAATLLTLALDRIIDFQELTKEKFVEYDGIDFEKYYDDLLGVTKSANDRAQKVLLEVDKLHAPYILTKPLHHSQSVVAEKEQSIIIRIDVVLNFELEKEVLSFGECVKVLGPRLLASRIKRRLKKAAERYSDKLS; encoded by the coding sequence ATGTCCGTTAATAAACTTGCCCTTATCCGCTATAAAACAATTGATACCTGTCTAAAAAACAGGTACAGAAAATGGACGCTGGAAGATCTGATCGAAAAGGTATCCGATGTATTGTATGAAAGTGAAGGTATAGCTTCTGGTGTAAGCAGACGTACGATACAGGCAGACATACAATTAATGCGCAGTGACAAACTGGGTTACAATGCTCCTATTGTAGTCTTAAATAAAAAGTATTACGCCTATGATGACCCTGCATACAGTATTACCAATGCTCCTATCAACGACGCGGATGTAGACAAGATGAAAGAGATTGTGGGGCTACTCAAGCAATTCAACGGCTTTACCTACTTTGATGACATGAGTGATATTATTGCCCGCCTGGAAAACAATCTTTATCAGTCCACTCATCAAAGCAAAAACTGCATTCAGTTTGAGAATAACAAACAGCTAAAAGGGCTATCCTTCATAAGTCCTTTATACCAGGCTATCCTGCATAAAAGACCATTGCTGATTGAATACAAATCCTTCAAAGCACTACAATCACAGCAGCAGATTTATTATCCATATTTACTGAAGGAATATCGTAATCGATGGTTCCTGATTGCAAAATCCAAAAAGGCAGCAACTTTACTTACCCTTGCCCTGGACAGGATCATTGATTTCCAGGAGTTGACCAAAGAAAAGTTTGTTGAGTATGATGGTATTGATTTTGAAAAATATTATGACGACCTTCTGGGTGTAACCAAATCTGCCAATGACCGCGCCCAAAAAGTATTACTGGAAGTAGATAAACTACATGCCCCCTATATACTCACTAAACCTTTGCATCATTCGCAAAGTGTGGTAGCAGAAAAAGAGCAAAGCATCATTATCCGTATTGATGTAGTCCTGAATTTTGAACTGGAAAAGGAGGTCCTTAGTTTTGGTGAGTGTGTAAAAGTACTGGGACCACGGTTACTTGCCTCCAGGATAAAACGCCGTCTTAAAAAAGCAGCAGAACGTTATTCTGATAAATTATCCTGA